A window of Micrococcus endophyticus contains these coding sequences:
- a CDS encoding exodeoxyribonuclease III yields MTVLPEKDPVTGKYPEPAEGEPVVHANAGAPKEDGALRVATVNVNGIRASHRKGMREWFAGRGVDVLTLQEVRAPADITAKLVREVVGEDWDEVHLADAEAAAKGRAGVAIASRFPIEAVRTGIADADAYFDDAGRWIEADLRLPDGSALTVVSAYVHSGEADTPKQVDKYRFLDEMVRRLGELSAGPDHALVTGDLNVGHTELDIKNWKGNQKKAGFLPEERAYFDRFFGELGFTDVHRSLAGQVPGPYTWWSMRGKAFDNDAGWRIDYQMATAALAEKASSAVVDRAPSWGTRFSDHAPLVVDYRF; encoded by the coding sequence ATGACCGTCCTGCCCGAGAAGGACCCGGTCACCGGGAAGTACCCCGAGCCCGCCGAGGGCGAGCCCGTGGTGCACGCGAACGCCGGCGCCCCCAAGGAGGACGGCGCGCTGCGCGTGGCCACCGTGAACGTCAACGGCATCCGCGCCTCGCACCGCAAGGGCATGCGCGAATGGTTCGCCGGCCGCGGCGTGGACGTGCTCACCCTCCAGGAGGTGCGCGCCCCCGCGGACATCACCGCGAAGCTCGTCCGCGAGGTCGTGGGCGAGGACTGGGACGAGGTGCACCTGGCGGACGCCGAGGCCGCCGCCAAGGGGCGCGCCGGCGTCGCCATCGCCTCGAGGTTCCCGATCGAGGCGGTCCGCACCGGCATCGCCGACGCCGACGCGTACTTCGACGACGCCGGCCGCTGGATCGAGGCCGACCTGCGCCTGCCGGACGGCTCCGCGCTGACCGTGGTCTCCGCGTACGTGCACTCCGGCGAGGCCGACACCCCGAAGCAGGTGGACAAGTACCGGTTCCTCGACGAGATGGTCCGCCGCCTCGGCGAGCTGTCCGCCGGCCCGGACCACGCGCTCGTGACCGGCGACCTCAACGTGGGCCACACCGAGCTGGACATCAAGAACTGGAAGGGCAACCAGAAGAAGGCCGGGTTCCTCCCCGAGGAACGCGCCTACTTCGACCGGTTCTTCGGCGAGCTCGGCTTCACCGACGTGCACCGCTCCCTCGCGGGCCAGGTGCCCGGCCCGTACACGTGGTGGTCCATGCGCGGCAAGGCGTTCGACAACGACGCCGGCTGGCGCATCGACTACCAGATGGCCACCGCGGCCCTCGCCGAGAAGGCGAGCTCCGCCGTCGTGGACCGCGCCCCCAGCTGGGGCACCCGCTTCTCCGACCACGCCCCGCTCGTGGTCGACTACCGGTTCTGA
- a CDS encoding ABC transporter permease, whose protein sequence is MDASTTTTAPGPAAPRASASPAPLSPPISAAESAERVTRRGALYYAEHQLRNMRRYGSVLIVGALGEPIVYLLAMGLGLAQLMGGGAAQEGLGGVSYVAFLAPALLASGALMTAAVEFSYPVMGGFQWQKTYYAAQATPLTPAQIAVGHLGAVSLRFLFQGLVFFLVMLAFGVVHSPWGWLQILTATLGGLAIGAPIMAFAASLTEDKGQFATVQRLVIMPLFLFSATFYPLEALPVWLRWIGWISPQWHAAQLGRVLSYGMAEPVWLTVLHVVVLVAMAAVGTWLAVRIYTRRLGWRRGTPDRDALARPKPVRASRLGRRGREADAPAAADAPADPVARAEADPAVTAAAAGAEPAAPSSSVVREHTAAVPPMPEITLRRGPLAGMYAGNVRAVMERAFLTLKSNNWVVFGSGFFEPVLYLASMGIGLGALVGDVAGPDGTPIPYGMFIAPALLAVSAMNGAIYDSTWNVFFKLRHAKTYQTMLSTKLGPLDVALGEIAMALLRGLIYAVGFLIVMTVGGLVTSWTAVLMVPGALLVALGFASLGMAVTSYLKTFQHMDWIQIVLMPMFLFSATFFPLSVYPQAIQWVIQVLPLWHAVELMRALAVGVVTWGTAGHILYFVAMSAVGIWFTSRRLGALFLR, encoded by the coding sequence GTGGACGCCTCCACCACGACGACGGCCCCCGGCCCCGCCGCGCCCCGCGCCTCTGCGTCACCCGCCCCGCTGAGCCCGCCGATCTCGGCCGCGGAGTCCGCCGAGCGCGTCACGCGCCGCGGCGCGCTCTACTACGCCGAGCACCAGCTGCGGAACATGCGCCGCTACGGCTCGGTGCTGATCGTGGGCGCCCTCGGCGAGCCGATCGTGTACCTGCTGGCCATGGGGCTGGGCCTGGCCCAGCTCATGGGCGGCGGCGCCGCACAGGAGGGGCTCGGCGGCGTCTCCTACGTCGCGTTCCTCGCACCCGCGCTGCTGGCCTCGGGCGCCCTGATGACGGCGGCGGTCGAGTTCTCCTACCCCGTCATGGGCGGGTTCCAGTGGCAGAAGACGTACTACGCCGCACAGGCCACGCCGCTCACGCCGGCGCAGATCGCCGTGGGCCACCTGGGGGCGGTGAGCCTGCGCTTCCTGTTCCAGGGGCTCGTGTTCTTCCTGGTGATGCTCGCGTTCGGGGTGGTGCACAGCCCGTGGGGCTGGCTGCAGATCCTCACCGCCACCCTCGGCGGGCTGGCCATCGGCGCGCCCATCATGGCGTTCGCGGCCTCCCTGACCGAGGACAAGGGGCAGTTCGCCACGGTGCAGCGGCTCGTGATCATGCCGCTGTTCCTGTTCTCCGCCACGTTCTACCCGCTCGAGGCGCTGCCGGTGTGGCTGCGCTGGATCGGCTGGATCTCCCCGCAGTGGCACGCCGCCCAGCTGGGCCGCGTGCTCTCCTACGGCATGGCGGAGCCGGTGTGGCTGACCGTGCTGCACGTGGTGGTGCTCGTGGCCATGGCCGCCGTCGGCACGTGGCTGGCGGTGCGGATCTACACCCGCCGCCTGGGCTGGCGCCGCGGCACCCCGGACCGGGACGCCCTCGCCCGCCCCAAGCCCGTCCGCGCGTCCCGCCTGGGCCGCCGCGGGCGGGAGGCCGACGCCCCGGCCGCGGCGGACGCCCCCGCCGACCCCGTCGCCCGCGCCGAGGCCGACCCCGCCGTGACCGCCGCCGCCGCCGGCGCCGAGCCGGCCGCGCCGTCGTCGTCCGTGGTGCGCGAGCACACCGCCGCCGTGCCCCCGATGCCGGAGATCACCCTGCGCCGCGGCCCGCTGGCCGGGATGTACGCCGGCAACGTGCGCGCCGTGATGGAGCGCGCGTTCCTCACGCTGAAGTCCAACAACTGGGTGGTGTTCGGCTCCGGGTTCTTCGAGCCGGTGCTCTACCTCGCCTCGATGGGGATCGGGCTGGGCGCGCTGGTCGGGGACGTCGCGGGTCCGGACGGCACGCCGATCCCGTACGGCATGTTCATCGCCCCGGCGCTGCTGGCGGTCTCGGCCATGAACGGGGCCATCTACGACTCCACGTGGAACGTGTTCTTCAAGCTGCGTCACGCCAAGACGTACCAGACCATGCTCTCCACGAAGCTCGGCCCGCTGGACGTGGCTCTCGGGGAGATCGCCATGGCGCTGCTGCGCGGGCTGATCTACGCGGTGGGCTTCCTCATCGTGATGACGGTCGGGGGACTGGTCACCTCGTGGACGGCGGTGCTCATGGTCCCGGGCGCGCTGCTGGTGGCCCTGGGCTTCGCGTCCCTGGGCATGGCGGTGACGAGCTACCTCAAGACGTTCCAGCACATGGACTGGATCCAGATCGTGCTGATGCCGATGTTCCTGTTCTCCGCCACGTTCTTCCCGCTGAGCGTCTACCCGCAGGCCATCCAGTGGGTCATCCAGGTGCTCCCGCTGTGGCACGCCGTGGAGCTGATGCGCGCGCTCGCGGTGGGCGTGGTGACGTGGGGGACCGCCGGCCACATCCTGTACTTCGTGGCGATGTCCGCCGTCGGGATCTGGTTCACCTCGCGCCGGCTCGGCGCGCTGTTCCTGCGCTGA
- a CDS encoding phage holin family protein — protein MSQSLTTGSGETRRGPRAGLRVGSVGFAAMIVILIVAIMFAANQNDVIGWLVVAVAAGWLVFALVVFLQMRRGVQAAGRKVDAAMENARADVAALRGQGAAAAPQAAAHAPAGDPMRDTKLDHSFKIAQVQVKVVREQLAAGGAMDREMVDRALETIDITAANARDMIKESRGQGGSEGPVSGTVIG, from the coding sequence ATGTCCCAGTCCCTGACCACCGGTTCCGGCGAGACGCGCCGCGGCCCCCGCGCGGGCCTGCGCGTGGGATCCGTCGGTTTCGCCGCGATGATCGTCATCCTGATCGTGGCGATCATGTTCGCCGCGAACCAGAACGACGTCATCGGGTGGCTCGTGGTCGCCGTGGCCGCCGGCTGGCTGGTGTTCGCCCTGGTGGTGTTCCTGCAGATGCGGCGCGGCGTGCAGGCCGCCGGGCGCAAGGTGGACGCCGCCATGGAGAACGCCCGCGCCGACGTCGCCGCCCTGCGCGGCCAGGGCGCCGCCGCGGCCCCGCAGGCCGCCGCCCACGCCCCCGCCGGCGACCCGATGCGGGACACCAAGCTGGACCACTCCTTCAAGATCGCCCAGGTGCAGGTCAAGGTCGTGCGCGAGCAGCTCGCCGCCGGCGGCGCCATGGACCGCGAGATGGTGGACCGCGCGCTGGAGACCATCGACATCACCGCCGCCAACGCCCGGGACATGATCAAGGAGTCCCGCGGCCAGGGCGGGTCCGAGGGCCCCGTCAGCGGGACGGTGATCGGCTGA
- a CDS encoding MFS transporter encodes MTPRPRSAAGDAAPAAFTPEQRRILTALLMPLFLALMSVSVVNVALPAIESGLHATSADLQWVLAGYTLTFGTVLVASGRAGDLWGRKSLFLVGIGLYVAGALVSGFAVDPLMLNAGRLVTGVGAGVFNPQVVGFIQSNFSGRARGRAYGLFGTVIGLGVAVGPMLGGLLLGALGPEWGWRSTFLMNAPVGLAAIVMGVLWLPAPTRVHGLPAAPGPRGIAALDPVGALLLGLGAVCLMVPFIVPGTAGLLVLAAALVTAWWLWEKRVKARASATGVQPMVDPALFRRLSFTIGALESTIYLATMPAVFAIVAIFLQRGMGFTPLEAGLVGLPGAVVVASLSPWVGSMVQRRGPVLVLLGALVGLVSLGVLALAFERSAAGAWSPWIVGVGLIVQSASQALLLTSTQVLMMDDVAGHEAGAAGGVAQTAQRLGTALGLSVVTGAFFAALAGAAAEGAGPPSAAAYAHAASTAMGMVAVCWALTAVVAALDVVRRRRAVRAA; translated from the coding sequence GTGACCCCTCGCCCCCGGAGCGCCGCCGGCGACGCCGCGCCCGCCGCCTTCACGCCCGAGCAGCGCCGCATCCTCACCGCGCTCCTGATGCCGCTGTTCCTGGCCCTGATGAGCGTGTCGGTGGTGAACGTGGCCCTGCCGGCCATCGAGTCCGGGCTGCACGCCACGAGCGCGGACCTGCAGTGGGTGCTGGCCGGCTACACGCTCACCTTCGGCACGGTGCTGGTGGCCTCCGGCCGCGCGGGCGACCTGTGGGGGCGCAAGTCCCTGTTCCTGGTGGGCATCGGCCTCTACGTGGCGGGCGCGCTGGTCTCCGGCTTCGCCGTGGACCCCCTCATGCTCAACGCGGGCCGGCTCGTCACCGGCGTCGGCGCGGGCGTGTTCAACCCGCAGGTGGTCGGGTTCATCCAGTCGAACTTCTCCGGGCGCGCCCGCGGCCGCGCCTACGGCCTGTTCGGGACCGTGATCGGCCTGGGCGTGGCCGTGGGCCCGATGCTCGGCGGCCTGCTGCTCGGCGCGCTCGGCCCCGAGTGGGGGTGGCGCTCCACCTTCCTGATGAACGCCCCCGTGGGCCTGGCCGCGATCGTCATGGGCGTCCTGTGGCTGCCCGCGCCCACCCGCGTGCACGGCCTGCCCGCCGCCCCCGGCCCGCGCGGTATCGCCGCGCTCGACCCGGTGGGCGCCCTGCTGCTGGGCCTGGGCGCGGTGTGCCTCATGGTGCCGTTCATCGTCCCGGGCACCGCCGGGCTGCTGGTGCTCGCCGCCGCCCTCGTGACGGCGTGGTGGCTGTGGGAGAAGCGCGTGAAGGCCCGGGCCTCGGCCACCGGCGTACAGCCCATGGTGGACCCGGCCCTGTTCCGGCGGCTGTCCTTCACGATCGGCGCGCTCGAGTCCACCATCTACCTGGCCACGATGCCGGCGGTGTTCGCGATCGTGGCGATCTTCCTGCAGCGCGGCATGGGGTTCACGCCGCTCGAGGCCGGCCTCGTGGGTCTGCCCGGCGCCGTCGTCGTGGCCTCCCTGTCCCCGTGGGTGGGCTCGATGGTGCAGCGGCGCGGGCCCGTGCTCGTGCTGCTCGGCGCCCTCGTGGGCCTCGTGTCGCTGGGGGTGCTCGCGCTCGCGTTCGAGCGCAGCGCGGCCGGCGCGTGGTCGCCGTGGATCGTGGGGGTGGGGCTGATCGTGCAGTCGGCCTCGCAGGCCCTGCTGCTCACCAGCACGCAGGTGCTGATGATGGACGACGTCGCCGGCCACGAGGCGGGGGCGGCCGGCGGCGTCGCCCAGACGGCGCAGCGCCTCGGCACCGCCCTGGGCCTGTCCGTGGTGACGGGCGCGTTCTTCGCGGCCCTGGCCGGCGCCGCAGCCGAGGGCGCCGGGCCGCCGTCGGCCGCGGCGTACGCACACGCGGCATCGACCGCCATGGGCATGGTGGCCGTGTGCTGGGCGCTCACCGCCGTGGTCGCGGCCCTGGACGTGGTCCGGCGGCGCCGCGCGGTGCGCGCGGCCTGA